CGGCGGCCGTGCTGCAACGTTAGCGATACGGTTTGCAGCAGCGCCGGGCCCGGAATGAAGCCGAAGCCGATGCACGTCGCGATGAAGGCGAGAGTGGGGTTGACCGTCATGGGGAATCGCTCGTCGAGGAAGCGCGGGGCCGGCGGCTGCCGATGCTAGCCGGCCCGACACGGCCGACGCGCGTTTCGGCGGCGGCGCGCCGATGCTCGTGGAAACGGAACGTGCGTTACGCAACGTACATCGCGCACGGCGCAATCCGCAGATGAAACGGCCGTTCAGGCGAGCTTAAAGCACGACCGCGGTGTCGGGCAATCGAAAGATGGCGGCTGGGGGGCGGCGCGGCTTCGGAAACCCGCACGGCGTGCGGCGAGAAGTGGGCGCAATGGCGCGAAGAAGCCGCAAAGAAGCCGCAAAGCAGCCACGAAGGCGCCACAAAGAAGCCGCGAGCCGCCGTTCAGATCCTCTTGTAGAAAAACGTCGTCGCGCACGGCGCGCCGTCGGGCATCAGCGCGTAATCCGGCACGACGCCGACGCGCTGCCATCCCGCGCGCTCGTAGAGCCGCTCGGCGTTGCCGCCCGTCACCGTATCCAGCACGAGGATGGTCTTGCCGGCCGCGCGTGCGGCGTCTTCGAGCGCGGCGAGCAGACGCTGCGCGACGCCGCGGCGCCGCGCGGCGCGATGAACCAGCATTTTCGCGACGTCCGCGCGATGCGGCTGGTTTTCAGGCAGGCGCGTGATCATCTGGACAGTGCCGACGATGCGGCCGTCGGCGTCTTCTGCGACGAAGAGCGTGCGCTCGCCGCGCGCGACGCTCTCGGCGACGTCGCGCCAGAAAGCGCGGGCCTTGTCCCGCGGGAGCGGCGCCATGAAGCTCACCGACGCGCCGCCTTCGACGCAATCGATCAGCACGTCGGACAGCGCGTCGATGCATGCGGCCGCCTCGTGCGGCCCGACGCATCGCGTGTCGATCGCATCGCTCATTCGTGTCTCCCGGTACGGACGGCATTCGCCGCGCCGAGCGCGACGACATAACGCGCGGCCTTGCGGCCCGGATTGAAAAAGATGGCCGGGCGGTCGAGACGCATCGCGAGGCAGTCGCCGGCCGCGACGCGCCACGTTTCGTCGCCGCTCGTGATGTCCATCTCGCCTTCGAGCATCCAGACCTGCTGATGGAAATCGGCGCTGCGCTCGCCGCTGTCGTATGCCACGCGCTCGCCGGGCGGAAACTTGACCTCGACGAGTTGCAGCGGCGAGGGCGCCGCGGGCGACAGGCTGCGGCGCACGTAGCCCGACGCCGGGTCTTTCCAGACCGGCTGCTCGGCCGCGCGACTGAGCGGCGACGCGGCGCGATCGCGCTCGAACAGCGACGCGATCGACACGCCGAGCGCGCTCGCGAGCCGCTCGAGCACGACGGCGGTCGGGCTGCTCTGCGCGCGTTCGATGAGCGAGATGTTCGAGCGGCTCACCTTGCTGCGCTCGGCGAGCGCGTCGAGCGAGTAGCCGCGAAGATCCCGAAGGGCGCGCACCCGGCGCGCGATCAGTTGGTTGACGTCCATATGATCCAGTATGCTGGAATAAAGTCCAGGATACTAGATGCCGGATGAGCGAACGAACGTCACGCTTGTGCGCCGCGCGGGCGGAGAGGGGGCGCCGCTTCGGGAAGTAACCGCACGGCCGGCGGCGGTGCGGCCGGCCGACGCGGGTTTATTTCGCGTCCTCGATGCGAATCGTTCCCTTCAGGTGCTGGAATTCGCCGTTGCGGTGCGCGATGTTCGTGTAGACGACGCCGTTCTCGAAGTCTTCGACATGCACGACGTTGTCGCCGCTCTTCGGCTCGTGCCAATAGACCATGAACACTTGCGGCCGGATCTGCGTCGCCTTGTATTCGACGGTGTCGGTCGCGCCTTGATACTGGCCGGACGTGCCGACGAACGTCATCGTGTGGTCGTCCTTGAAGTCGAGGCGAAAGCGGATGTCGCCGAACTGCACGAGCGCCTTCTTGCCCGCGGCCGGGAATGCGGACGCCGTGCCGACGACGGGCCATTGCATCTCGCCCTTGATGACTTTCGCGCTCATTTCAAGCGACGACACGTCAGCGAGGTTCGGATAGCGCGCCTTCATCGCGGCAATCAGTTCTCCGGAATTTCTCGCCTTCGCGGCTTCCGTCTCGAACGCGACCAGGTAGTCGCGCGTGAACTTCACGGACGCGAGCGTGTTCGGCTCGCTGCCGTCCGGATTGGCCAGATAGTGGCCGGGCACGACGCGCGACGGGCGCAGCGCCGCGATCCGGTCGAGCGTTTTGATCCAGTTGCGGCGCGACTCCGGCGTTTGCGTATCGGCGATCCATACATGGATGTTCGCCGCGACCGGAATGCCGCCGACGACCGCATGCGCGGACGGGATCGACACGAACGTGCGGTCCGGCGACGGGCCGTCGAGGCCGACGATGCGCAACTCGTGGCCGTCGAGCGTCAGCCGGTCGCCGTCAAGCGGCTGCGGCACGACGAGCGCGCGCGGCGCGTTGTCCTTCAGGATCGGCCCCCAGTACGCGAGCTTGTCGTCCTTGTTCGCCTTGATCGCGGCGACCGTCTGCGGCGTCGCGACGATCTTCGCGTCCGGGAACGCGGCCCTGATCGTGTCGAGGCCGAAGTAGTAGTCCGGATCGCTGTGGCTCACATAGACGAGCTTGAGCGGCTTGCCGGTCGCCTTGATCTTGTTGACGAGCGCCTCGGCGTCGTTGCGCTGGAACTGTGCGTCGATGAGGATCGTGCCGGTCTTGCCCGTGACGATCTCGGACGAGACGGCAAAGAGGCTTTTTTCACCGGGATTGTAGACGTCGATCTGAAGCGGCGCGCTGGCGCCGGTCGCGTGCGCGGGAGCCGCGCCGAGCATCGAAGCGGCTGCGGCGGCGAGCGCCACGAGAGAGCGTAAGAACATGAAGGATTCCCTGAGAGGTCTTGGCGTTGTAAGGGCGACGCGAGCAAGCAAGGCGACGGCGTCGAAGCGGGACAGTATCGTCGGATCGGTTTCCGGGCGCATCACCTCGCTGAAAGAAAGTTAGCAAAACGAATCGATGAGCCGACGCGTGAGCGTTGATGCCGCCGGTCGCCGTGAAAGCCTTGCCGCATGTGGCGATACGCGGTGCGACATGGAACCGGACCGTCGAGCAAACGGTGCTAGTATCTACGGTGCAGGTAGTTACCGGTGGAAACTATAGACTGGATGGCAACGATGCGAAAGAACGCACCCCATGGTGAGCAGATTACCGACAGGAAACCATCGCTTCTCGACGCGCCGCTCAAGGGCAACGTGTACGCGTCGGAATGCCCGACGCGGCTCGTGCTCGATCGCATCGCGGATAAATGGACCGTCCTGATCCTTGCGCTGCTGTCGCACGCGCCGCTGCGCTTCAACGCGCTGCTGCGGCATATCGAAGGTCTGTCGCAGAAGGTGCTGTCGCAAACGCTCAAGCGGCTCGAGCGCGACGGGCTTGTCGCACGCACCGTCTATGCGACGGTGCCGGTGTCGGTCGAATATGCGTTGACGCCGCTCGGCCACACGCTCGCGCGCTCGATCTCGCCGATCATCGTGTGGGCGGAAACGCACATCGACGCCGTGCTCGATGCACGCACGGCCTACGACGCCCGGCAGGCTTGCGTGGGCGCCTGAGTGATCAGCAGCGTTCGGCGCATCGGCATCGACGTCGCGGAAAATCGAGAAAATAAATGCCGCGACGATGTGATTTTTTATTCCCACCGGACGCTTTTCAAGCGAATCGAATCATCGCCATTGTTTCCTCTATCGTGTGAAACGAGAGAAAAGTGCGAAAAGGGTTGCCTTGGTGCGCTGCGTCATTCATCATGCTGGCGAGAAAGCGGCGCGAAAGCTGTTCGATCGGAATTTGACATCACTTGGTACGATGTTTGAAAAAACGTTGAGAACGTTGAATGGTCGAGGTTTGTCGAGATCTGAATGTTTGGAACCATGCGTCGATTTACACGGCCCATTCATCGGATCATAGTCATGGCAAATAAAGCAGCACGATAACTACGAGCGTACTTACGGAGACTAAGGATGATACGCACATACGAGGGATCGGCGGGGCAGTCGCATTTTCAAATTCCCATTCGGGCAGTCCTCGCGCGCATTGCTTCCCCGCGCAATCGCATCGCCAATTAGCCGTCGATTTTTCATTCAATTTCCGCTCGCGGGCGCCGCATTGTCATGCCGCGCCGCGAATCGTCGCGCGCATTGAGTTTTGCGCGGTGAATACGCGCTGACCGCGCTTGCGGGCGGGCGTCGCGAATTACGGCGTCGTCGCCGGCGACATCGAAATACCAACCAGCCGGCGGGCGATCACGCTATGCCGACGAGACTGCATTTGATCAAAAAAGGAGGGGAAATGCTTTGCATTCCTAATCTTCGCGCGGCCTTGCTGTCCTGCGTGGTTGCCGCGATGCCGTTCGTCGCAGGTTGCGGCGGCGGGGACGATCCTGGTCCGATCCAGGTCGGGCAGTGCTCGGGCGGCTCGTGTCCGCCGAGCGGCCCGAGCACGACGCCGCCGACGGTGACGAAGCTGTGTCCCGATGCGCTCGATTACTCGACGACGTACACGGGCGGCTCGGGCAGCGGCGAATACGTGAAGGTCAAGTTCGATACGGCGAAGAAGACTTACCAGATGCAGTTCATCGCATCGTCGGTGCCGACGTCGGCGGGGCAGATCAACAATACGCGCGCCGGCCTCACGATCAGCGGCACGTTCCACAACGCGACCGGGCTGCCGACCGCCGAGCAGAATCGCTGCGCGTTCGTGCTCGACAACGGCGTGACGAGCGACGGCGCGTATTCGGTGACGATCAATCGCGCGGATCCGCCGATGCTGTTCGTCGGCATGGGCGTCGTGGGCGGCGGGATTCCGGGCGCGACGATTGCATTTCCGGGCCTCGAACTGTTCCCGGGGCTCACGATCGGCACGGTGCCGTCGCGGACATTCGATTTCTATCCGTTCATCGGTTTTACGGACACCGAAACGGATTTCACGAAAGTGGCGGGCGTCTACAACGAAGTCGGCGTGCATTTGCAACCGACGGGCACGTCGTTCCAGACGGCGGCGCCGCAAGGCTGGCAGCCGGACGTCGTGAACTGGACGCAGACGCTCAACGCGGACGGTTCGTGCACGATCACGCCGGGCAGCGACTACTCGTGTCGCACGACGGGCACGCCGTGGACGCTGCGCCAGAATGCGGACGGCACGTCCGACAACGTGTTCGTGAGCCATCCGCAGCCGAACCAGCCGTATCCGTCCGCCGGGCAGGGGCAGCCGCTCGTGATCCTGACGCCGAGCCAGGCGCAGGGCGTGATGATCGTCGGCAAGCTCAACGGCCAGCTCGTGCCCGTCGTCATTCGCGTCGGCTACGCGAACGTCGACTCGGCCAATCCGCTCGGATCGGTCGCTGACGCGGAGATCGGCATTTCGGTGCTCGCGCCCGTCACGCCGATCGCGGCGAATTCGCTGCAAGGCGGCTACATCGGCGCGACGAGCGCGGTCGCGTGCGGCGTCGTGAGCTTCGGCGGCAACTCGACCGCCCCCGCCAACAGCGGTTCCGCGTTCGACAACACGGTGCCTCATCCCGAATTGCCCGGCGCGTATCGCAACGGCTTCTTCTATCCGTCCGCAGGCAATTGCACGGACGGCTCGGCCGTGTCGACGCTCGCGGCGAACTACACGTCGACGCTGTTTCAGGGGGCGACCGCCGCGTTCCTGGACCCGATGACGTCGGCGGTGAGTTCGCAGTTCTCGCTCGACTACACGCAGGCGACGCCCGGCAAGATCAAGGTCACGGCGACGCGCGACTTCAACGCGCAAGGCAGCGCGGGCTCGGTCGCGATCTTCAGGAAGGGCGATTACGGCTGGCTCATCAAGGTCGGCAACGTCTACGGGATGGTCGTCAACAACAGTCAGTACAACCCGTTCTTCACAGTCGGCGCTTTCGTTCAGTAACGCATGACTTCGCGGCGGCGCGGGGCGCCGTCGCAGACTTCAAAATATCGAGGATTCCTATGTATTGGAGAAAATCGCTGGCTGCCGCCGTACTGGCTCCCGTCCTGACAGCCTGTGGTGGCGGCGACGATCCGCCGCCCGCGCCGGTCGTCCGGCTGTGCCCGAAGACGATCGACTACAGCACCGTGTTTACGGGCGGCTCCGGTTCGGGCGAACTGGTTCGCGTGCAGCTCGATACGACGAAGATGACCTTCCAGATCACTTATCTCGCGTCGCCGGTGCCGGCGGCGACGGGCACCGTGCAGCCGACCCGCGACGCGCCGCCGAACAACATCGTGACGGGAACGCTGACGGACGAGACGGGCCTGCCGACCGCGAAGCTCAACCAGTGTACGTTCCGGCTGAACGACGCGAGCCTCGATCCGAACCGTCCCGCACGCGTGTTCCTTGGCGAGGGCGTGCTAGGCGGCGCGATTCCCGGCGCGACGATTCAATTCGGCGGCGTGATCGGCGTCGGGCAGATTCCGAAGACGACGTTCCCGTACTATCCGTTCATCAGCTTCTCCGATCAGGAAACCGATCTTTCCAAGATCGCGGGCAACTACAATCAGCTCGGCTACCACCAGGTACCGTCGCAGAACTTCGCGCCGGCGGCCGTGGACGCGAAGGTCACGATCAACGCGGACGGCACGTACGTCGAGACCGACAACTTCGGCAGGAAGAACGGCGGCCAGCCGCTCGCGTCGAGCGCGACCGTCAATCAGAAGCTGACGCTGCGCGCCGACGCGCCCGTGTTCCAGTCGCTCAACTATCAGCCGCAGGTTCCGCCGACGCTCGCTTCGCTCGATCCGGCAAAGGCGGGCAAGGGCATCCTGATCGTCGGCAAGCTGCGCAATCAGCTGGTGCCGATCTTCATTCGCACCGGCGCGGCGAACGCCGATCTGACGCAAGGCGCACCCGTCGCCGACGACGAATCGGGGATCTCGATTCTGAGCCCGCAGACGACGATCGCTTCCGGTTCGCAAGACGGCGAGTACACGGGCGTCGACAGCCTCCTCGACTACCGCGCGACCGCGCTCGTCGGCGCGCAGGCGACGCTGCTCGACCCGTTCCACGCATCGCAGGTCGCGCTCACGCGCGCGCTCAATCTCGACTACACGCAGGCCGTGCCGGGCGTCGTGACGACGGTCCAGACCAATGCGGCGTCGGGCCCGCCTACCGGCAAGTTCATCTTCACGGGCGGCGTATTCGGATTCCTCGACATGAGCGACGCCAACAACCCGTACTTCACGGTGGGCGCTTTCGTGCAGTGAGCATCGCGCAGAACAGGAGACACAGGCGATACGCTGCCCGCGGGCGCGCATCGCACGATTGAAGTATCAGGAGACCTCATGAAGAAGCTGATTGCCGCGTGCGTCGTTGCCGGTGCATCGACGGGCGCTTTCGCGCAGCAGGCGGGCGACGTGGTCGCGACGCTCGGCTGGCTCCACGTGATGCCGCAGGATTCGACCAACGGCCTGACCACCAACGTCGTGAATTCTCCGATCAACGGGCCGCTGCGGCTGCCCGGTTCGTTCACGTCGCCGGGCACGAGCCTCACGGTCAACAATGCGGACACGGTAGGCCTCACGTTCACGTACTTCTTCACCGATCATATCGCGGTGACGTCCGTGCTCGGGATTCCGCCGGAATTCGCGCTGACGGGGCACGGCGTCATCAAGCCGCCGGGCCCGTCGGGCTCGCTCGGCAGCGTCGATCTCGGCAATCCCGCGAACCAGCCCGCCGTGAAGAACGCGCGGCAATGGAGCCCGACGATCATCCTGAACTACTACTTCAATTCGCCGACCGCGAAGTTCCGGCCGTTCGTCGGGATCGGCGTTGCATACAGCTGGTTCTCGAACATCGAGCTCAACGGCAATTTCGCGAAGGACATCAACGACAACCTCGGCAGCGTGCTCGCCGCGGGCGCCGGCAAGCCGGGGCCGACGTCGGTCGAGGGCAAGGCGTCGTCGTCGTTCACGCCGGTCTACAACGTCGGCGCGAGCTACGCGTTCGCGAAAAACTGGGCGCTGACGGCGACGCTGTCGTACATGCCGCTCAAGACGTACTCGTCGCTCGTCATCAAGGCCGCCGACGGCACGACGCTCGCGACGACGCGCACGAAGCTGAAGGCCGATCCGCTCATCACGTTCGTCGGGATTTCCTACAAGTTCTGAGCCGCGGGCGTGCGATGCCGGCGCCCGGGCTTCCTGTGACCGAGCGGACCGAGATTCGTCGGCCGCAACGTCACGCCACCGGCGGCAAGCCGCCATTCGTCAAGTGAGGCAGATCCATGCGTAACCGAAAATTTGTTCCGTTCGTTGTCGCGTTGGCATTCGCAGCGGCCGCAGCTACGCCCGCACTCGCCGTCACCGTGTCCCGCGTCGACGGGCAGCCGATGAACCCGAACGGCGAGCCGTTCTCGGCGACGTCGGCTCCCTACGAAACGCTGCTGTCCAAGGGATCGATCAGCGCGAACTGCGTCGCGACGTTCAACGGCACGATCACGCCCGCGGGTATCGTCAACATCACGTCGACGACGTTTACCGGCACCAACAGCCTGTGCAGTCTCATCAAGGGCAGTGCAAGCGGCATGAATCCGTGGACGGGGCAGGCCGACAGCGCAACGCAGCTGACGATCAACAACGCGCAGGTCAACGTGTCGCTGCTCGGCCAGTGCGGCCCGAGCAAGATCGTGACGGCGTGGAGTGACGCGAACTCGTCGCTGACCTTCAGCAACGCGGTGCTGACGCCCGATTGCAAGGTGACGGGGACGGTCGTGACGTCGCCGAAGTTCCACGTTCAGTAATTCGTCACGGTTTCGGCGTGAGGCGGCTTGTCGATCATGAGTCGCTTCACGTGCATCAAGCGAACGCGGCTGCCAGGAGCCGCCGCGTTCGCAAGACGACGAGCGACGGGAACGTCGCCTGACGCGAGGGCTGCCGCGCATGCCGTCATGTCGGGATGCGCGGCCCGGCGAGCATCGCGATCGCGCTGAAGGGGCAGGCGCGTGGGGCCGCGATGCGCGTCGCGTGTGCGTGCGCGGGTTGCGCGCCGGCATGCAGGACGAGCAGCAGGCGAGAGGACCGTCGTGCCGATGCTTCGGAGCCCGATCGAGTGCGAAGCGGGCGCGCGCCGGCCGTCGTCGAAAAGAATGGGGCGACGCGTTCGAGCATCGACGCGCCGCGCGGAGCCTGGCCTTCGACGCATGGGCGAAGGCGGCTCGCGCGCGACGTGCAGCGACAGTTGCCGTCGCCCGAGTGCGGACACGATTCGCATCGTT
Above is a window of Burkholderia thailandensis E264 DNA encoding:
- a CDS encoding GNAT family N-acetyltransferase, producing the protein MSDAIDTRCVGPHEAAACIDALSDVLIDCVEGGASVSFMAPLPRDKARAFWRDVAESVARGERTLFVAEDADGRIVGTVQMITRLPENQPHRADVAKMLVHRAARRRGVAQRLLAALEDAARAAGKTILVLDTVTGGNAERLYERAGWQRVGVVPDYALMPDGAPCATTFFYKRI
- a CDS encoding helix-turn-helix domain-containing protein, whose amino-acid sequence is MDVNQLIARRVRALRDLRGYSLDALAERSKVSRSNISLIERAQSSPTAVVLERLASALGVSIASLFERDRAASPLSRAAEQPVWKDPASGYVRRSLSPAAPSPLQLVEVKFPPGERVAYDSGERSADFHQQVWMLEGEMDITSGDETWRVAAGDCLAMRLDRPAIFFNPGRKAARYVVALGAANAVRTGRHE
- a CDS encoding MoaF-related domain-containing protein, yielding MFLRSLVALAAAAASMLGAAPAHATGASAPLQIDVYNPGEKSLFAVSSEIVTGKTGTILIDAQFQRNDAEALVNKIKATGKPLKLVYVSHSDPDYYFGLDTIRAAFPDAKIVATPQTVAAIKANKDDKLAYWGPILKDNAPRALVVPQPLDGDRLTLDGHELRIVGLDGPSPDRTFVSIPSAHAVVGGIPVAANIHVWIADTQTPESRRNWIKTLDRIAALRPSRVVPGHYLANPDGSEPNTLASVKFTRDYLVAFETEAAKARNSGELIAAMKARYPNLADVSSLEMSAKVIKGEMQWPVVGTASAFPAAGKKALVQFGDIRFRLDFKDDHTMTFVGTSGQYQGATDTVEYKATQIRPQVFMVYWHEPKSGDNVVHVEDFENGVVYTNIAHRNGEFQHLKGTIRIEDAK
- a CDS encoding winged helix-turn-helix transcriptional regulator yields the protein MATMRKNAPHGEQITDRKPSLLDAPLKGNVYASECPTRLVLDRIADKWTVLILALLSHAPLRFNALLRHIEGLSQKVLSQTLKRLERDGLVARTVYATVPVSVEYALTPLGHTLARSISPIIVWAETHIDAVLDARTAYDARQACVGA
- a CDS encoding DUF2957 domain-containing protein, producing MLCIPNLRAALLSCVVAAMPFVAGCGGGDDPGPIQVGQCSGGSCPPSGPSTTPPTVTKLCPDALDYSTTYTGGSGSGEYVKVKFDTAKKTYQMQFIASSVPTSAGQINNTRAGLTISGTFHNATGLPTAEQNRCAFVLDNGVTSDGAYSVTINRADPPMLFVGMGVVGGGIPGATIAFPGLELFPGLTIGTVPSRTFDFYPFIGFTDTETDFTKVAGVYNEVGVHLQPTGTSFQTAAPQGWQPDVVNWTQTLNADGSCTITPGSDYSCRTTGTPWTLRQNADGTSDNVFVSHPQPNQPYPSAGQGQPLVILTPSQAQGVMIVGKLNGQLVPVVIRVGYANVDSANPLGSVADAEIGISVLAPVTPIAANSLQGGYIGATSAVACGVVSFGGNSTAPANSGSAFDNTVPHPELPGAYRNGFFYPSAGNCTDGSAVSTLAANYTSTLFQGATAAFLDPMTSAVSSQFSLDYTQATPGKIKVTATRDFNAQGSAGSVAIFRKGDYGWLIKVGNVYGMVVNNSQYNPFFTVGAFVQ
- a CDS encoding DUF2957 domain-containing protein, with amino-acid sequence MYWRKSLAAAVLAPVLTACGGGDDPPPAPVVRLCPKTIDYSTVFTGGSGSGELVRVQLDTTKMTFQITYLASPVPAATGTVQPTRDAPPNNIVTGTLTDETGLPTAKLNQCTFRLNDASLDPNRPARVFLGEGVLGGAIPGATIQFGGVIGVGQIPKTTFPYYPFISFSDQETDLSKIAGNYNQLGYHQVPSQNFAPAAVDAKVTINADGTYVETDNFGRKNGGQPLASSATVNQKLTLRADAPVFQSLNYQPQVPPTLASLDPAKAGKGILIVGKLRNQLVPIFIRTGAANADLTQGAPVADDESGISILSPQTTIASGSQDGEYTGVDSLLDYRATALVGAQATLLDPFHASQVALTRALNLDYTQAVPGVVTTVQTNAASGPPTGKFIFTGGVFGFLDMSDANNPYFTVGAFVQ
- a CDS encoding OmpW/AlkL family protein — protein: MKKLIAACVVAGASTGAFAQQAGDVVATLGWLHVMPQDSTNGLTTNVVNSPINGPLRLPGSFTSPGTSLTVNNADTVGLTFTYFFTDHIAVTSVLGIPPEFALTGHGVIKPPGPSGSLGSVDLGNPANQPAVKNARQWSPTIILNYYFNSPTAKFRPFVGIGVAYSWFSNIELNGNFAKDINDNLGSVLAAGAGKPGPTSVEGKASSSFTPVYNVGASYAFAKNWALTATLSYMPLKTYSSLVIKAADGTTLATTRTKLKADPLITFVGISYKF